One genomic region from Epinephelus fuscoguttatus linkage group LG8, E.fuscoguttatus.final_Chr_v1 encodes:
- the si:dkeyp-97a10.3 gene encoding serine/arginine repetitive matrix protein 1, whose product MRQPLLLISLSLAALLSARVLAQDQIQIQFQTDPLLVQTGTEVVFTVLTVSQVFSMEWQYQGGVTLGVWSGGAPSINPVAQFQGRVTITATQLRIGGAQLRDAGNYTVVVTPLATTGLTTNSRSIQLRVFDAVDGVSLFVPSVAVEGRNVSLRCTWTSGTEITVQWGKGGIAITPDARITISDGSLVINPAQRSDAGDYTCTVSNLVSAQTATQSLTVYYGPDTPVLTKDTSKDCVGGADVLVGQTVRLTCMSDSLPPALFSWQRDGQTVASGQPDSGVLSLQTFSTDESGQYVCTARNSITGGTSEQGTDLAIVATCLNAGEVAGIVIGSLLLLLIIILLIVLIVFLVRRRGRQRQNDTTVLVQKNNPNPRPLPPEPQPNGARDLGQGPHPPLFYMNSHTRNPDRLYRAPHESRGNSQTLALEGVHNSDTHRHNGRTHTNGLPHYASQNGSAFPHNGNDNPAFTHTDAQNPNTQQQNPNIVIQTGTAQGGAQPSAVHVNLNTLPQSAQQGNNSAQMPTIHVNLNSYPTNGQQSQQDNSFPLPNTAGYNASQPPQQNLTHTGQPDPRLQSGQSYPNPTDPQVNDNIEAGLLDRLGLIPTGYTHHNRNNIPQRNANTQTYQLEQEPRHRSDRNSWDLLRGTPAYPTGTRQRGHTSSEDTSDTTGYTSHPPIRNARMPSRSQPRTESRSTSRSRAPPRRDTPSVDRQTRSRSADLRGPNTRSVTQLEAEHHTQRSPHTQRRSAQRDISGSPRSQTAPRQEATHRNNPQALPLMSQQDSVGRSAVSQGPVKQQAATAPWVVDSRALADPNHLPQAHVAQQHRAEPIQTPPQGLGKQTQPVINGASQPRQGGTAPVLYSPAQRNPSTLTQAALTAHTERTQTFQNRRQQTQAALLHPGPQARVPVAGAQHPPTPPPVIPLEQFQTLPKKHTQHRSPIRGPQPPRPPVNIPVAQRPQPAQHRPANHHHHPGNGHLHVNAHRHAHARGHGHPAHFTHPQQHQTHRGRPR is encoded by the exons CCCTCCTCTCTGCCAGGGTGCTGGCTCAGGACCAGATCCAGATCCAGTTCCAGACAGACCCGTTGCTGGTTCAAACTGGTACAGAGGTAGTGTTCACAGTGCTGACAGTATCCCAGGTTTTCTCCATGGAATGGCAGTACCAAGGAGGAGTCACTCTGGGCGTGTGGAGCGGAGGAGCCCCATCTATTAACCCAGTTGCCCAGTTCCAGGGCCGGGTCACCATCACTGCCACCCAGCTCCGAATCGGAGGCGCCCAGCTCCGAGACGCGGGGAACTACACGGTGGTAGTGACCCCCCTCGCTACAACAGGCCTGACCACTAACTCCAGATCGATACAGCTGAGGGTGTTTG ATGCAGTGGACGGGGTGAGTCTGTTTGTTCCCTCGGTGGCGGTGGAGGGGAGAAACGTGTCTCTGAGGTGTACGTGGACGTCTGGGACAGAGATTACTGTCCAGTGGGGCAAAGGAGGCATAGCCATCACCCCGGACGCCAGGATTACCATCTCTGATGGCTCTCTTGTCATCAACCCAGCCCAGCGGAGTGATGCCGGGGACTACACATGTACCGTCAGCAACCTTGTCAGCGCCCAAACTGCCACACAGAGCCTCACTGTCTACT ATGGCCCCGACACCCCTGTGCTGACCAAGGACACCTCAAAAGACTGCGTCGGGGGAGCCGATGTGCTGGTTGGACAGACGGTGCGTCTCACCTGCATGTCTGACTCGCTGCCCCCTGCCCTCTTCTCATGGCAACGTGACGGACAGACGGTCGCATCTGGCCAGCCGGACAGCGGGGTGCTCAGCCTTCAGACTTTCTCTACGGATGAGAGTGGCCAGTACGTCTGCACGGCCAGAAACAGCATCACTGGAGGCACGTCGGAGCAGGGGACAGACTTAGCCATCGTAG CCACATGTCTAAATGCAGGGGAAGTGGCGGGGATTGTGATTGGCTCTTTGCTCCTGCTCTTAatcatcatcctcctcatcgTGCTCATTGTCTTTCTCGTGCGAAGGAGGG GACGACAGAGACAAAATGATACTACTGTGCTTGTGCAGAAGAACAACCCAAATCCCAGGCCTTTA CCTCCAGAACCACAACCTAATGGTGCAAGGGATTTGGGCCAAGGTCCCCACCCCCCCCTCTTTTACAtgaactcacacacacgcaaccCTGACCGCTTATACAGAGCCCCGCATGAAAGCCGTGGCAACTCGCAGACACTGGCGCTGGAAGGGGTGCATAACTCTGACACACACCGACACAATGGTCGTACCCACACAAATGGACTCCCACACTATGCCTCTCAAAATGGCAGTGCATTCCCACACAATGGCAATGACAACCCGgctttcacacacactgatgctcagaatccaaacacacagcagcaaaatCCTAACATTGTCATTCAGACTGGCACTGCCCAGGGCGGCGCCCAGCCATCGGCGGTCCACGTCAACCTTAACACGCTGCCACAATCTGCCCAGCAAGGCAACAACAGTGCACAAATGCCCACCATTCATGTCAATCTTAACTCGTACCCAACCAATGGCCAACAGAGTCAGCAAGACAACTCATTTCCTCTTCCCAATACAGCCGGTTATAATGCTTCACAACCACCCCAACAAAACCTGACACATACGGGGCAGCCGGATCCCAGATTGCAAAGTGGGCAATCCTATCCTAATCCTACTGACCCCCAGGTGAATGATAACATAGAAGCAGGTCTACTAGATCGGCTTGGACTTATCCCGACTGGATACACACATCATAACAGAAATAACATTCCTCAGCGAAATGCCAACACACAGACGTACCAGCTGGAGCAAGAGCCTCGTCACAGGTCTGATAGAAACTCCTGGGATCTCCTCCGAGGGACACCGGCGTACCCCACTGGCACGCGTCAGAGAGGACACACATCATCTGAGGACACCTCTGACACTACAGGCTACACTTCCCATCCTCCCATACGGAACGCAAGAATGCCGAGCAGATCTCAGCCACGAACTGAGAGCAGAAGCACTTCCCGCAGCAGAGCTCCACCCAGACGAGATACACCATcagtggacagacagacacggagTCGCTCGGCTGATCTCCGAGGCCCAAACACTCGCAGTGTAACACAGCTTGAAGCTGAACACCACACACAGAGAAGCCCCCACACACAAAGGAGGAGCGCTCAGCGAGACATCAGTGGTTCGCCTCGTAGCCAGACTGCCCCCAGGCAGGAAGCCACACACAGAAATAACCCCCAGGCACTACCTCTCATGAGCCAGCAGGACTCTGTAGGCCGCTCTGCTGTGTCACAAGGACCAGTGAAACAACAGGCAGCGACTGCACCGTGGGTTGTGGATTCAAGAGCTTTGGCTGATCCTAATCACCTTCCACAGGCACACGTGGCCCAGCAACACAGAGCAGAACCGATCCAAACACCACCACAAGGTCTGGGCAAACAGACACAGCCTGTCATAAATGGTGCCAGTCAACCTCGCCAAGGAGGCACTGCTCCAGTCCTGTACTCTCCTGCCCAACGTAATCCCAGTACCCTAACCCAGGCTGCACTTACAGCCCACACCGAGAGGACTCAGACATTTCAGAATCGGAGGCAACAGACCCAGGCCGCCCTGCTCCACCCTGGACCACAGGCACGTGTCCCTGTTGCTGGGGCTCAGCACCCACCAACTCCTCCTCCTGTTATCCCCCTTGAACAGTTTCAGACCCTCCCCAAGAAACACACCCAGCACAGATCCCCAATCAGAGGCCCTCAGCCCCCCAGACCACCTGTTAACATACCCGTGGCTCAACGACCCCAACCAGCACAACACAGGCCCGCcaaccatcatcaccatcctgGAAATGGCCACTTGCATGTCAATGCACACAGACACGCTCATGCTCGTGGCCACGGGCACCCTGCCCACTTCACCCACCCACAGCAG CATCAGACTCACAGAGGGAGACCAAGATGA